The DNA segment CGACCTGGTGGCTCCGGAAAAAACCTCAAATAAATCCAGAAACAGCACTAGCTGCAAACCCACAGGAATGAGCTCAAGCTGCATAACTGCAAGCCCGGAGTATACCGTTGAAGAGGAGAAATCCTTCCATCTCCATTCCAGTCATTCATTCACCATGCCCCAAGAGCCAGCGCCACTTCACCTTACACGCGGTCCCACCTTTTATTGGCAGTATCACCAGAAACTCTTAGATATAGGGATCCGCAAAGCAGCAGTCCCAAGCAAATCAAAAAACTCCACCATGGGCACCCGCACAAGCAGTTATATAGAGCATAATACATCCCTTTTGGACCACAGTAGTATCACCAGGCTGGATTAGCTATACTGAGCTATCAATTGCCAGATTGACAGGCATCAATACCTGGACAATTTAGCAACCAAGTGTGTATCAAGCACCACTGCTATAATCCAGCGAGCACCACCAATGCATGACGACCCTGACCATGACGCCACATCAATTGGTAGCGAGCAGACAAGCTCGATGGAGCCTGCTCCAACAAGTGATGCTGCCAGTGTGATGGCATCAGACCGAGTCAAAGGTCTCAGATATATCGCCGGTTTCCTCATCTTATTTGGCACCTTTTGGGCTTGCCGTATGGGGCTGGTGCATGTACTGTGATTCGCGATACACGAGTCATTTAAACCGCATAAGTAGTGGGTTTACAATCGATAGGGACAAAAACCACGCACATGATCCTTCATTTGACAAAACTGACACGGCAAGGAGTTTGCACCACTCAATATAGAGGAAGGTGAAACGTTTGTTTTGCTGGAGCAAGTTGCACCTGCCGACAAACCCTTTACTGGATTGAGGGCAAATCTGCAGAGTGAAGCAGTATCGCAAAATTATGTAGATGCATTTGCTTGTAACTTTATAATCGGCGGCGTCTCGCGACCTGCCACTATAAAAAAAAGCAGTGTTGAATACATTTTTGAATTACCGGACATTGTTGTAGACAAACCAGTCGATGTCGAGTTGTTCGCCCATGCACAAAAGGGATTTTTTGTGGCAAATACAGGCACATATGTCATGGAGCTGACTCTATCAGGGCTGCGTCCAGATGGCTGCGCACCTCTTACTATCACACGAAAAGCTAGTTATTCACAAAGGTGGACGCGGAGTCTTTGAGGGCTGGCAGTAAGATTGTAGTTGGACCATACCGAAGCACCAGAGCAACAAGCGCCAGGAGCGGCAAAATGGATGAAACCCATAAAACATTGGACAGGGACAAACCAAGAGCAGCGATGGTGTTTAGGCGAGCTGAGAGCGCAGACTTTGAAAGCTTAGTTAGCCTACAAAATTCAAATCTGGCGAGCAACCTGTCCGATGATCAAAGGCGCGACGGTTTTCTGTCTGTGTGCTTCAGCGCTAAGCAGTTTGCAGACATGAACGATGATCTTGCTGTCGTCGTTGGTACGCAGGAGAAGGTCGTTAAGGCTTTCCTCTGCGCAAGTACTGTGGAGTTTAACAAACCATTTGCTCTTCCAAAGACGATGATTGACAGATTCCCACAAGCGATCTACGACTCTAAACCACTGTCTGACTGGCTTGTCTGCATCGCGGGTCCAGTATGCATTGATGCAGCCCTGCGTGGACAAGGTGTACTCGCAATGCTGTACGACTGTTTCTATGATATCGCTCCGCCTCAGTACGAATTGGCAACTGTGTTTGTATCAGCAGACAATACTCGCTCAATAAGGGCACACGAGAAGTTGGGTATGCGGATTGTCGATGAATTTGATTTCAATTCACGTCGGCATGTGATTATGGCTCGAAAGATAAATAAAAATCGGAACAAGACTTAAGACAACCTATCAAGATAATTGCCACCGAGCGCTAGCTCTACTATAAAAGTACAACACACAATTGGATCAGATTAATGAAACACTTCATTGCAGTCGCGCTGACTCTCTTTATTTCGACGACCTGCGCTCATGGACAAACGGAAGTCGATGAGGTGCAAGTTAGTGGACCAATATCAAGTAATCCATTGAGCGGTTCGTACGATGGATACCTTAAGGAATTCAACAAAGCTCTGACGCCCTCATTTAGCGAATCCGATCTAGATCAAATTTTTCGTAACTACCATAACTTGATTATGCCAGGTGTAGACACGGAGCAGCTCGTAAATGAAATCCAAGGACGAGAAACGACCTACTTCCCACTTACGAAACTCAAGACAGAAACAGATTACGACAAAAATATCAAAACACTCCTCGAATCTAAAAACCAGTATCAGCGCCTCTTTGGCTATATCTCTGTGGCTTCAGCCGGTGATCAGTCGTTCAACAATGTCCTTCTCAGTGCGGCAAAGACCGAGTCTTTTAAAGCTGGACGGTATTGGGCCGGTAATGCGCTGTTGTACCTCCAAGACAAACATACTAGTAAGTTATTTGACTTCTTAGTAGAGTGCGAAGACTTTGAAGATGCCCATATGATGCCATTCTATTTGAGATTGGATAAGGATGCGATAAGACGCACTGCATGCGAAAAGATAAATCAAAGAAGCCTAAAGCCAAAATTTTCGCTGTGCAAACTCGCAGAAACTGAACTCAATAACACAACAGAGCAAGTTGAAAAAGATGGTAAGGGCATGGATTCATCAATCAGAGGTTATGCGATATACACGTTGAGCCTTGTATGGGAAATCTAAAAGACCTTCTCAGCCCTTTGCTTAAAGACAAATCGATTAGAGACGTCTGCCTGGGAGCGCTGGCAAATAGCCCTACCCAACAGATCAAGAATTTTTGCTTTCCCTGGTACCGAAAAACTCAGAAATCCCCGAAGACATTCTCAACGCATACTTGGAATCAAAACGCGAGGACTCAGTGAGACCTGGCTTAGGTTAGTGCGCGAGGGGCAGGTCAATCAAAATTACAACTTTTTCGTCTCCGAGCACGAGCTGCTCATCTCTGACGATCTGCTCGATGAAGTAAGAGATACAATTCGCAGAACCAAGAATCACACAATACTGCACGAATTGCCGCGCGCTCTTGCAGAGCGAAGAGATAATGAAAGCGTACAGCTCCTGATTCAACTGCTGTCCGACTCGGATTCAACTGTTAGATATTGGGCAGCTAACAGTCTAAAGGAAAATTCTTCGCCCGAGCTATTGGAGAAGTTACCTCAACTTATACGCAATCCCAAACTACGCACCACCGCTCTGACTAAGTTAGCAATACAAAACAAAATTGATGGGCTGCAAGATGTCTATGTTAGCTTGCTCCAAAAAGACTCTAACAATTCCACGGACTGGTACCGTAGCTCACTGCAGTATTTAGCAGCATTTCCTCGCGCTAAAGACAAAGACTTATTTATATCTATCCTTCAAGGCAAGCAAGACGCCTTTGTAAAGAGATTTGCAGTGGCAGGACTGGGACAGCTGCACGATCAAAGTAGTGTGCCACTTATTGAGAATGCTTTGAGACAGGAACCACCCCACGATTTAAATGCCATAACCTATCTAACTGCGCTTGGAAAGATAAAAGGCGCAAAGGCAAAGCAAATTATCGAATCCTACAAAGACAGCAAGATCGATTCAGTTCGCACCCTTGCTGCAAAGTTACTATCAGATTGGTGATAGCAGTACAGATCATTTTTAGTGAACAAAACCGCGCCACAAGGGATGCGTGAGCACAGCGCAACCCATCTGGCAAAACAACCCATAAACTACAAAAGCCCCGGACGTAAAACGACCGAGGCTTTTGCGCAAACCAAAAAGAAAATGGTGGAGGCGGCGAGAATCGCACTCGCGTCCAAAAATACCGAGAAGCAGGTATCTACAAGCTTAGTTTGAAATTTCCCCAGATCCCTTGCGGTCCGCTGAAGACGGCTCAAACCGCCGACCGGGTTCGCGATTATGTCTTAACAGGAACTATTATTCGCTAACTTAATCCCTGAGCAATTACCGTATCTGACCCTGACGCTTCGGGTAATCAAGAAGCGAAAGAGTACCGCACCTAAGTTAAGTTAGGCAGCAAGCGCAAGCTTAGCTTGACGCTTGGCGGTGAAATCGATGACGTTATTGGCATCTTTGTTTTTGCTTATTTTTTGCGAGGCACAAGCTCCCGGCATGCAACCTACGACCCAACATCCCTGTCGAATCTAAACGCCCCCATAAATTGCCAGTGGCAACGGGTGTTTTGGTTTGCTTCTGTATTTAATTGTCAGTTTGCGTATAACTAGTCTATACCACGGTTTAGCCATATCCAAACTATAGACCAGCTATGTTAATCATTTGCAGCACTTATGCCACAATCCCGACATTTACTTCTGCAATACAACGCCGACCCAGTGCCCGACGGTCTCGGACTGCACGATTCTAAAGCCGTGCTTGGCGGCGGCGGCTTCTAGCAAAGGCAATTTTTCTAGCAATATACCGGCACAAAG comes from the Candidatus Obscuribacter sp. genome and includes:
- a CDS encoding GNAT family N-acetyltransferase — its product is MDETHKTLDRDKPRAAMVFRRAESADFESLVSLQNSNLASNLSDDQRRDGFLSVCFSAKQFADMNDDLAVVVGTQEKVVKAFLCASTVEFNKPFALPKTMIDRFPQAIYDSKPLSDWLVCIAGPVCIDAALRGQGVLAMLYDCFYDIAPPQYELATVFVSADNTRSIRAHEKLGMRIVDEFDFNSRRHVIMARKINKNRNKT
- a CDS encoding HEAT repeat domain-containing protein, giving the protein MREGQVNQNYNFFVSEHELLISDDLLDEVRDTIRRTKNHTILHELPRALAERRDNESVQLLIQLLSDSDSTVRYWAANSLKENSSPELLEKLPQLIRNPKLRTTALTKLAIQNKIDGLQDVYVSLLQKDSNNSTDWYRSSLQYLAAFPRAKDKDLFISILQGKQDAFVKRFAVAGLGQLHDQSSVPLIENALRQEPPHDLNAITYLTALGKIKGAKAKQIIESYKDSKIDSVRTLAAKLLSDW